The following coding sequences are from one Salvia hispanica cultivar TCC Black 2014 chromosome 3, UniMelb_Shisp_WGS_1.0, whole genome shotgun sequence window:
- the LOC125214607 gene encoding 2-hydroxyisoflavanone dehydratase-like: MAARRNLSLIFFLAFSTLHSLSLSLSQSQSDPTILYDIYPFIRVYKNGTIQRFIGQDFSPPSTDPATGVQSKDVHFSHLSARLYLPTNPSAKLPLLIYFHGGGFFTESAFSPTYHRHLTSLVAAAKIAAVSVNYRLAPEHPLPAAYSDAWLALQWTFSRSDPWIKNHADLGKIYLGGDSAGANIAHRMSIRVGSGDPAPGINLRGMFLNCPYFLGKKEIGNESGDAYTEEQMRKLWVYAYPGSEAGLDNPLVNPGMDPGLRRVGCGRVLVYVAGKDVLRFRGKYYAAALRRSGWKGGVKVVEVEGESHVFNLINPNTPKAAAMIRVLAAFLNHS; this comes from the coding sequence ATGGCAGCTCGCCGGAATCTCTCCCTCATCTTCTTCCTAGCATTCTCCACTCTCcactccctctccctctccctctcccaaTCACAGTCCGACCCCACCATCCTCTACGACATCTACCCATTCATCCGAGTCTACAAAAACGGCACAATCCAGCGATTCATCGGCCAGGACTTCTCCCCTCCCTCCACCGATCCCGCCACCGGCGTCCAATCCAAAGACGTCCACTTCTCCCACCTCTCCGCCCGCCTCTACCTCCCTACGAACCCCTCCGCCAAACTCCCCCTCCTCATCTACTTCCACGGCGGCGGCTTCTTCACCGAGTCCGCCTTCTCCCCGACCTACCACCGCCACCTCACCTCCCTCGTCGCCGCCGCCAAAATCGCCGCCGTCTCCGTCAATTACCGATTAGCCCCCGAGCACCCCCTCCCCGCCGCCTACAGCGACGCGTGGCTCGCCCTCCAATGGACATTCTCCCGCTCCGATCCGTGGATCAAAAACCACGCCGATTTGGGGAAAATTTACCTAGGCGGAGACAGCGCCGGGGCGAATATAGCCCACCGCATGTCCATCCGGGTCGGGTCGGGTGATCCAGCCCCGGGAATTAATCTGCGAGGGATGTTTCTGAATTGCCCGTATTTTCTGGGGAAGAAGGAGATCGGGAATGAATCGGGAGATGCGTATACGGAGGAGCAGATGCGGAAGCTGTGGGTGTACGCTTACCCGGGTTCGGAGGCGGGTCTGGACAACCCGCTGGTGAACCCGGGTATGGATCCGGGGCTGAGGAGGGTGGGGTGCGGGAGGGTGCTGGTGTACGTGGCGGGGAAGGATGTGTTGAGGTTTAGGGGGAAGTACTACGCGGCGGCGCTGAGGCGGAGCGGGTGGAAGGGGGGGGTGAAAGTGGTGGAGGTGGAAGGGGAGAGCCACGTGTTCAATTTGATCAACCCGAATACGCCCAAGGCTGCCGCCATGATTCGAGTGTTGGCTGCGTTTCTCAACCACTCGTGA
- the LOC125209235 gene encoding stemmadenine O-acetyltransferase-like, with translation MGVRSEPVKKCALLHLVNVRAQVDPPMSKHNFGNVIWQSRANPGAGDDGAEVVRKMRDAVNAVDGGYVAGLKGGDNFMEENAGLVCDEGVVCLGFTSLVGFPFHEVDFEFGKPVWVGLGWFPLMNTVYFRDANFGGIEVLIVLSKHDMEKFQESFFMSKL, from the coding sequence ATGGGCGTGAGATCCGAACCGGTTAAAAAGTGTGCGTTGTTGCATTTAGTGAACGTGCGGGCGCAGGTGGACCCGCCGATGTCGAAACATAACTTTGGGAACGTGATATGGCAATCGAGGGCGAACCCGGGGGCCGGGGACGACGGCGCTGAGGTTGTTCGGAAAATGAGGGATGCGGTGAACGCGGTCGACGGAGGGTATGTGGCTGGGTTGAAGGGTGGTGATAATTTTATGGAGGAGAATGCCGGTCTGGTTTGTGATGAGGGGGTGGTTTGTTTGGGTTTCACGAGCTTGGTTGGGTTTCCCTTTCATGAGGTGGATTTCGAGTTTGGAAAGCCGGTTTGGGTCGGGCTGGGCTGGTTTCCGTTGATGAATACGGTTTATTTTCGGGATGCCAACTTTGGTGGAATAGAGGTATTGATTGTATTGAGTAAACATGATATGGAGAAATTTCAAGAGTCATTTTTTATGAGTAAGTTGTAA
- the LOC125209236 gene encoding vinorine synthase-like, with protein sequence MEIETKVISIETIKPSSPTPKSMQKHQLSFIDQIFAPVLMPIVYFYPSNSKFPTSLISNHLKKSLSKTLSIYYPLAGRLVGNLHVDCNDAGIPFAEAEANCTISRAVTNPDPKNTYKFAISPKTLGLCMAVQLTYFRCGGVSFSHKLGDALSAFMIAKTWSTTAAAGDTLPKFNAAAYFPPRDNIPVDRAIPEPSMGEDLVAGIFSFPESEIAALQERYSSVGDGWRP encoded by the coding sequence ATGGAGATTGAAACAAAGGTAATCTCAATTGAAACCATCAAACCATCTTCTCCAACCCCAAAATCCATGCAAAAACACCAACTCTCATTCATTGATCAAATATTTGCACCTGTCTTGATGCCCATTGTCTACTTCTACCCATCAAACTCCAAATTCCCCACATCCCTAATCTCAAACCACCTCAAAAAATCCCTATCGAAAACCCTCTCCATTTACTACCCCCTCGCCGGCCGCCTCGTCGGCAACCTCCACGTCGACTGCAATGACGCCGGCATCCCATTCGCTGAAGCCGAAGCAAACTGCACTATCTCTCGAGCCGTCACCAATCCAGACCCCAAAAACACCTACAAATTTGCAATCTCCCCCAAAACCCTAGGCCTATGCATGGCGGTTCAACTCACCTACTTCCGCTGCGGCGGCGTCTCATTCTCGCACAAACTGGGCGACGCTTTAAGCGCCTTCATGATCGCCAAGACCTGgtccaccaccgccgccgccggtgaCACACTGCCGAAGTTTAACGCGGCCGCCTATTTTCCGCCACGGGATAATATCCCCGTGGACCGGGCCATCCCGGAACCGTCAATGGGAGAAGATCTCGTGGCGGGAATATTTTCGTTCCCGGAGTCCGAGATCGCGGCTCTCCAGGAAAGATACTCCTCTGTGGGGGACGGGTGGAGGCCTTGA